A genomic stretch from Oreochromis aureus strain Israel breed Guangdong linkage group 17, ZZ_aureus, whole genome shotgun sequence includes:
- the gxylt1b gene encoding glucoside xylosyltransferase 1 isoform X1, whose product MRRYMRALMLCMVFAVFSGLYVYSKLFYSDVSAGRNGAKKILIPLRASGARRGVTDKNAHWYNWYIMRQQAQLEAAGTRPEPPMHLAVVACGERLEETLTMIKSAVLFSVKRLHLHIFAEDQLHAGFIEALESWPGFIRYRFNYRVYSIRFPNENAAEWKKLFKPCASQRLFLPLILKDVDSIVYVDSDILFLQPVDLLWRLLSDFNSSQLAAMAPEHEEPRIAWYNRFARHPFYGRTGINSGVMLMNLTRMRSMFFKNDMTSVGLRWEELLMPLLQKYKLNITWGDQDLLNIIFHYNPESLLEFPCQWNYRPDHCIYGSNCASAEEDGIYILHGNRGVYHDYKQPAFRAVYEAIKKYTFGTDPVTSLLEPLEEELLKTTHTYCGKSHTLFTKRLRDSVAKINRKTQER is encoded by the exons ATGCGGCGGTACATGCGTGCACTGATGCTGTGCATGGTGTTTGCCGTGTTTTCGGGCTTGTATGTTTACAGCAAGCTCTTTTACTCGGACGTATCCGCCGGAAGAAACGGAGCAAAGAAGATTCTCATCCCACTGAGAGCGTCTGGAGCCAGGCGAGGGGTCACAGATAAAAACGCACACTGGTACAATTG GTACATCATGCGTCAGCAGGCTCAGCTGGAGGCTGCTGGTACCAGGCCTGAACCTCCCATGCACTTGGCTGTGGTGGCCTGTGGGGAGAGGCTGGAGGAGACGCTCACCATGATTAAGTCTGCCGTGCTCTTCAGCGTCAAGCGCCTCCATCTGCACATCTTTGCAGAAGATCAGCTTCACGCCGGCTTCATTGAAGCT TTGGAGTCGTGGCCTGGTTTTATTCGCTACAGGTTCAACTACAGAGTCTACTCCATCAGGTTCCCCAATGAGAATGCAGCGGAGTGGAAGAAACTCTTCAAACCCTGCGCTTCACAACGACTCTTCTTACCT CTCATCCTAAAGGACGTTGACTCCATTGTGTATGTGGACTCAGACATCCTCTTCCTGCAGCCGGTGGACCTCTTGTGGAGGTTACTGTCTGACTTTAATTCTTCTCAGCTGGCTGCTATGGCCCCAGAGCACGAGGAGCCCCGCATCGCCTGGTACAATCGCTTCGCCCGTCACCCGTTCTACGGCAGGACGGGCATCAACTCGGGGGTCATGCTCATGAATCTGACACGTATGAGGAGCATGTTCTTTAAG AATGACATGACATCAGTGGGGCTGCGCTGGGAAGAGCTCCTGATGCCTCTACTCCAGAAATATAAACTGAACATAACCTGGGGAGACCAGGACCTACTGAATATCATTTTCCACTACAACCCCG AGTCCTTGCTGGAGTTTCCGTGCCAGTGGAACTATCGGCCGGATCACTGCATCTATGGCAGCAACTGTGCCTCAGCTGAGGAGGACGGGATCTACATACTCCACGGAAACAGAGGAGTTTACCACGACTACAAACAGCCTGCTTTCAGGGCTGTTTACGAAGCCATAAAAAAG TACACTTTCGGCACAGACCCAGTGACGTCTTTGTTGGAGCCTTTAGAAGAGGAACTGTTGAAAACGACACACACTTATTGTggtaaatcacacacactctTTACGAAGAGACTGAGGGACAGTGTGGCAAAGATCAACAGGAAGACTCAGGAGCGGTGA
- the gxylt1b gene encoding glucoside xylosyltransferase 1 isoform X4: MRRYMRALMLCMVFAVFSGLYVYSKLFYSDVSAGRNGAKKILIPLRASGARRGVTDKNAHWYNWYIMRQQAQLEAAGTRPEPPMHLAVVACGERLEETLTMIKSAVLFSVKRLHLHIFAEDQLHAGFIEALESWPGFIRYRFNYRVYSIRFPNENAAEWKKLFKPCASQRLFLPLILKDVDSIVYVDSDILFLQPVDLLWRLLSDFNSSQLAAMAPEHEEPRIAWYNRFARHPFYGRTGINSGVMLMNLTRMRSMFFKNDMTSVGLRWEELLMPLLQKYKLNITWGDQDLLNIIFHYNPESLLEFPCQWNYRPDHCIYGSNCASAEEDGIYILHGNRGVYHDYKQPAFRAVYEAIKKVCWGPSGNR, translated from the exons ATGCGGCGGTACATGCGTGCACTGATGCTGTGCATGGTGTTTGCCGTGTTTTCGGGCTTGTATGTTTACAGCAAGCTCTTTTACTCGGACGTATCCGCCGGAAGAAACGGAGCAAAGAAGATTCTCATCCCACTGAGAGCGTCTGGAGCCAGGCGAGGGGTCACAGATAAAAACGCACACTGGTACAATTG GTACATCATGCGTCAGCAGGCTCAGCTGGAGGCTGCTGGTACCAGGCCTGAACCTCCCATGCACTTGGCTGTGGTGGCCTGTGGGGAGAGGCTGGAGGAGACGCTCACCATGATTAAGTCTGCCGTGCTCTTCAGCGTCAAGCGCCTCCATCTGCACATCTTTGCAGAAGATCAGCTTCACGCCGGCTTCATTGAAGCT TTGGAGTCGTGGCCTGGTTTTATTCGCTACAGGTTCAACTACAGAGTCTACTCCATCAGGTTCCCCAATGAGAATGCAGCGGAGTGGAAGAAACTCTTCAAACCCTGCGCTTCACAACGACTCTTCTTACCT CTCATCCTAAAGGACGTTGACTCCATTGTGTATGTGGACTCAGACATCCTCTTCCTGCAGCCGGTGGACCTCTTGTGGAGGTTACTGTCTGACTTTAATTCTTCTCAGCTGGCTGCTATGGCCCCAGAGCACGAGGAGCCCCGCATCGCCTGGTACAATCGCTTCGCCCGTCACCCGTTCTACGGCAGGACGGGCATCAACTCGGGGGTCATGCTCATGAATCTGACACGTATGAGGAGCATGTTCTTTAAG AATGACATGACATCAGTGGGGCTGCGCTGGGAAGAGCTCCTGATGCCTCTACTCCAGAAATATAAACTGAACATAACCTGGGGAGACCAGGACCTACTGAATATCATTTTCCACTACAACCCCG AGTCCTTGCTGGAGTTTCCGTGCCAGTGGAACTATCGGCCGGATCACTGCATCTATGGCAGCAACTGTGCCTCAGCTGAGGAGGACGGGATCTACATACTCCACGGAAACAGAGGAGTTTACCACGACTACAAACAGCCTGCTTTCAGGGCTGTTTACGAAGCCATAAAAAAG
- the gxylt1b gene encoding glucoside xylosyltransferase 1 isoform X3, whose amino-acid sequence MRRYMRALMLCMVFAVFSGLYVYSKLFYSDVSAGRNGAKKILIPLRASGARRGVTDKNAHWYNWYIMRQQAQLEAAGTRPEPPMHLAVVACGERLEETLTMIKSAVLFSVKRLHLHIFAEDQLHAGFIEALESWPGFIRYRFNYRVYSIRFPNENAAEWKKLFKPCASQRLFLPLILKDVDSIVYVDSDILFLQPVDLLWRLLSDFNSSQLAAMAPEHEEPRIAWYNRFARHPFYGRTGINSGVMLMNLTRMRSMFFKNDMTSVGLRWEELLMPLLQKYKLNITWGDQDLLNIIFHYNPESLLEFPCQWNYRPDHCIYGSNCASAEEDGIYILHGNRGVYHDYKQPAFRAVYEAIKKHVLSCPVFI is encoded by the exons ATGCGGCGGTACATGCGTGCACTGATGCTGTGCATGGTGTTTGCCGTGTTTTCGGGCTTGTATGTTTACAGCAAGCTCTTTTACTCGGACGTATCCGCCGGAAGAAACGGAGCAAAGAAGATTCTCATCCCACTGAGAGCGTCTGGAGCCAGGCGAGGGGTCACAGATAAAAACGCACACTGGTACAATTG GTACATCATGCGTCAGCAGGCTCAGCTGGAGGCTGCTGGTACCAGGCCTGAACCTCCCATGCACTTGGCTGTGGTGGCCTGTGGGGAGAGGCTGGAGGAGACGCTCACCATGATTAAGTCTGCCGTGCTCTTCAGCGTCAAGCGCCTCCATCTGCACATCTTTGCAGAAGATCAGCTTCACGCCGGCTTCATTGAAGCT TTGGAGTCGTGGCCTGGTTTTATTCGCTACAGGTTCAACTACAGAGTCTACTCCATCAGGTTCCCCAATGAGAATGCAGCGGAGTGGAAGAAACTCTTCAAACCCTGCGCTTCACAACGACTCTTCTTACCT CTCATCCTAAAGGACGTTGACTCCATTGTGTATGTGGACTCAGACATCCTCTTCCTGCAGCCGGTGGACCTCTTGTGGAGGTTACTGTCTGACTTTAATTCTTCTCAGCTGGCTGCTATGGCCCCAGAGCACGAGGAGCCCCGCATCGCCTGGTACAATCGCTTCGCCCGTCACCCGTTCTACGGCAGGACGGGCATCAACTCGGGGGTCATGCTCATGAATCTGACACGTATGAGGAGCATGTTCTTTAAG AATGACATGACATCAGTGGGGCTGCGCTGGGAAGAGCTCCTGATGCCTCTACTCCAGAAATATAAACTGAACATAACCTGGGGAGACCAGGACCTACTGAATATCATTTTCCACTACAACCCCG AGTCCTTGCTGGAGTTTCCGTGCCAGTGGAACTATCGGCCGGATCACTGCATCTATGGCAGCAACTGTGCCTCAGCTGAGGAGGACGGGATCTACATACTCCACGGAAACAGAGGAGTTTACCACGACTACAAACAGCCTGCTTTCAGGGCTGTTTACGAAGCCATAAAAAAG
- the gxylt1b gene encoding glucoside xylosyltransferase 1 isoform X2 produces MRRYMRALMLCMVFAVFSGLYVYSKLFYSDVSAGRNGAKKILIPLRASGARRGVTDKNAHWYNWYIMRQQAQLEAAGTRPEPPMHLAVVACGERLEETLTMIKSAVLFSVKRLHLHIFAEDQLHAGFIEALESWPGFIRYRFNYRVYSIRFPNENAAEWKKLFKPCASQRLFLPLILKDVDSIVYVDSDILFLQPVDLLWRLLSDFNSSQLAAMAPEHEEPRIAWYNRFARHPFYGRTGINSGVMLMNLTRMRSMFFKNDMTSVGLRWEELLMPLLQKYKLNITWGDQDLLNIIFHYNPESLLEFPCQWNYRPDHCIYGSNCASAEEDGIYILHGNRGVYHDYKQPAFRAVYEAIKKPRDLDTDCSH; encoded by the exons ATGCGGCGGTACATGCGTGCACTGATGCTGTGCATGGTGTTTGCCGTGTTTTCGGGCTTGTATGTTTACAGCAAGCTCTTTTACTCGGACGTATCCGCCGGAAGAAACGGAGCAAAGAAGATTCTCATCCCACTGAGAGCGTCTGGAGCCAGGCGAGGGGTCACAGATAAAAACGCACACTGGTACAATTG GTACATCATGCGTCAGCAGGCTCAGCTGGAGGCTGCTGGTACCAGGCCTGAACCTCCCATGCACTTGGCTGTGGTGGCCTGTGGGGAGAGGCTGGAGGAGACGCTCACCATGATTAAGTCTGCCGTGCTCTTCAGCGTCAAGCGCCTCCATCTGCACATCTTTGCAGAAGATCAGCTTCACGCCGGCTTCATTGAAGCT TTGGAGTCGTGGCCTGGTTTTATTCGCTACAGGTTCAACTACAGAGTCTACTCCATCAGGTTCCCCAATGAGAATGCAGCGGAGTGGAAGAAACTCTTCAAACCCTGCGCTTCACAACGACTCTTCTTACCT CTCATCCTAAAGGACGTTGACTCCATTGTGTATGTGGACTCAGACATCCTCTTCCTGCAGCCGGTGGACCTCTTGTGGAGGTTACTGTCTGACTTTAATTCTTCTCAGCTGGCTGCTATGGCCCCAGAGCACGAGGAGCCCCGCATCGCCTGGTACAATCGCTTCGCCCGTCACCCGTTCTACGGCAGGACGGGCATCAACTCGGGGGTCATGCTCATGAATCTGACACGTATGAGGAGCATGTTCTTTAAG AATGACATGACATCAGTGGGGCTGCGCTGGGAAGAGCTCCTGATGCCTCTACTCCAGAAATATAAACTGAACATAACCTGGGGAGACCAGGACCTACTGAATATCATTTTCCACTACAACCCCG AGTCCTTGCTGGAGTTTCCGTGCCAGTGGAACTATCGGCCGGATCACTGCATCTATGGCAGCAACTGTGCCTCAGCTGAGGAGGACGGGATCTACATACTCCACGGAAACAGAGGAGTTTACCACGACTACAAACAGCCTGCTTTCAGGGCTGTTTACGAAGCCATAAAAAAG